The proteins below come from a single Pseudomonas chlororaphis genomic window:
- a CDS encoding superoxide dismutase (SodA; manganese binding; only present under aerobic conditions; destroys free radicals), whose product MAFTLPALPYAYDALEPHIDAQTMEIHYTKHHQTYINNLNAAVEGTEYANWPVEKLVSSVAQLPQDLKAAVINQGGGHANHSLFWEVMSPQGGGRPEGALAEAIETQLGGLERFKEAFTKAALTRFGSGWAWLSVTAQNTLVVESSGNQDSPLMNGNTPILGLDVWEHAYYLRYQNRRPEYISAFYNVINWPEVARRYEAALGAYSPSSK is encoded by the coding sequence ATGGCTTTTACCTTGCCTGCATTGCCCTACGCCTACGACGCCCTGGAACCGCACATCGATGCGCAGACCATGGAAATCCACTACACCAAGCATCACCAGACCTACATCAACAACCTCAACGCTGCGGTTGAGGGCACCGAATACGCCAACTGGCCCGTCGAGAAGCTGGTCTCCAGCGTGGCGCAATTGCCCCAGGACCTGAAAGCCGCCGTGATCAACCAGGGCGGTGGCCATGCCAACCATTCGTTGTTCTGGGAGGTGATGAGTCCCCAGGGGGGAGGGCGGCCGGAAGGCGCCTTGGCCGAAGCGATCGAAACGCAACTGGGTGGCCTGGAGCGTTTCAAGGAAGCCTTCACCAAGGCCGCGCTCACCCGCTTCGGCAGTGGCTGGGCCTGGCTGAGCGTGACAGCGCAAAATACCCTGGTGGTGGAAAGCAGCGGTAACCAGGACAGCCCGCTGATGAATGGCAATACGCCGATCCTGGGGCTGGACGTGTGGGAGCACGCCTACTACCTGCGCTACCAGAACCGTCGGCCCGAATACATCAGCGCGTTCTACAACGTGATCAACTGGCCAGAAGTGGCGCGGCGCTACGAGGCTGCGCTAGGCGCTTATTCGCCTTCGTCGAAATAG
- a CDS encoding phosphocarrier protein HPr, protein MPAQEIEIINKLGLHARASAKFVGVAGRFKDTTIRVGRTPETMIDGKSIMAMMMLAAGKGTKIHLATEGEEAQEAMDALVALINNYFDEGE, encoded by the coding sequence ATGCCTGCTCAGGAAATAGAAATCATCAACAAGCTGGGGCTGCACGCCCGGGCTTCAGCCAAATTCGTTGGCGTGGCAGGCCGGTTCAAGGACACGACTATCCGCGTCGGTCGGACGCCTGAAACCATGATCGACGGCAAGAGCATCATGGCCATGATGATGCTCGCTGCCGGCAAGGGCACCAAGATCCACCTGGCCACCGAAGGCGAAGAGGCGCAGGAAGCGATGGATGCCCTGGTGGCCTTGATCAACAACTATTTCGACGAAGGCGAATAA
- a CDS encoding RNA polymerase factor sigma-54 (sigma factors are initiation factors that promote the attachment of RNA polymerase to specific initiation sites and are then released; sigma 54 factor is responsible for the expression of enzymes involved in nitrogen assimilation and metabolism; the rhizobia often have 2 copies of this sigma factor; in Rhizobium etli RpoN1 shown to be involved in the assimilation of several nitrogen and carbon sources during free-living aerobic growth and RpoN2 is involved in symbiotic nitrogen fixation; in Bradyrhizobium both RpoN1 and N2 are functional in free-living and symbiotic conditions, rpoN1 gene was regulated in response to oxygen), protein MKPSLVLRMGQQLTMTPQLQQAIRLLQLSTLDLQQEIQEALESNPMLERQEEGDDFDNTDPLADNVEQKTNTEIPEPSYQEAAPTVDNLEDGEWNERIPNDLPVDTAWEDVYQTSASSLPSSDDDEWDFTTRTSAGESLQSHLLWQLNLAPMSDTDRLIAVTLIDCINNQGYLDETLEEILEAFDPELDIELDEIEAVLHRIQQFEPAGIGARNLGECLLLQLRQLPAKTPWLTEAKRLVTDYIDLLGGRDYSQLMRRMKLKEDELRQVIELVQSLNPRPGSQIESTEPEYVVPDVIVRKHNDRWLVELNQESVPKLRVNAQYAGFVRRADTSADNTFMRNQLQEARWFIKSLQSRNETLMKVATQIVEHQRGFLEYGDEAMKPLVLHDIAEAVGMHESTISRVTTQKFMHTPRGIYELKYFFSSHVSTSEGGECSSTAIRAIIKKLVAAENQKKPLSDSKIAGLLEAQGIQVARRTVAKYRESLGIAPSSERKRLM, encoded by the coding sequence ATGAAACCATCGCTAGTCTTGAGAATGGGCCAGCAGCTGACGATGACGCCGCAGCTGCAACAGGCCATCCGCCTGCTCCAATTGTCGACCCTGGACCTGCAACAGGAAATCCAGGAGGCCCTGGAGTCCAATCCGATGCTCGAACGCCAGGAAGAAGGCGACGACTTCGACAACACCGACCCGCTGGCCGACAACGTCGAGCAGAAGACCAACACCGAGATCCCCGAACCGTCCTACCAGGAAGCCGCCCCGACGGTGGACAACCTCGAGGACGGCGAATGGAACGAACGCATTCCCAACGACCTGCCCGTGGACACGGCCTGGGAAGACGTCTACCAGACCAGCGCCAGCAGCCTGCCGAGCAGCGATGACGACGAGTGGGACTTCACCACCCGCACCTCCGCCGGCGAAAGCCTGCAAAGCCACTTGCTGTGGCAGTTGAACCTGGCGCCGATGTCCGACACCGATCGCCTGATCGCCGTCACCCTGATCGACTGCATCAACAACCAGGGCTACCTGGACGAGACCCTGGAAGAAATCCTGGAAGCCTTCGACCCCGAGCTCGACATCGAGCTGGACGAGATCGAGGCCGTTCTCCACCGGATCCAACAGTTCGAGCCGGCCGGCATCGGCGCCCGCAACCTGGGCGAATGCCTGCTGCTGCAACTGCGCCAGTTGCCGGCCAAGACACCCTGGCTGACCGAAGCCAAGCGACTGGTCACCGACTACATCGACCTGCTGGGCGGCCGCGACTACAGCCAGTTGATGCGCCGCATGAAGCTCAAGGAAGACGAACTGCGCCAGGTCATCGAACTGGTGCAGAGCCTCAACCCGCGCCCCGGCTCGCAGATCGAATCCACCGAACCCGAATACGTGGTGCCCGACGTCATCGTGCGCAAGCACAACGATCGCTGGCTGGTCGAGCTGAACCAGGAGTCGGTGCCCAAGCTGCGGGTCAACGCCCAGTACGCCGGCTTCGTCAGGCGCGCCGACACCAGCGCCGACAACACTTTCATGCGCAACCAGTTGCAGGAAGCGCGCTGGTTCATCAAGAGCCTGCAGAGTCGCAACGAAACCCTGATGAAAGTGGCCACCCAGATCGTCGAGCATCAGCGCGGCTTCCTGGAGTACGGCGACGAAGCGATGAAACCGTTGGTCCTGCATGACATTGCCGAGGCAGTGGGCATGCACGAGTCGACGATTTCCCGGGTAACCACCCAGAAATTCATGCATACCCCACGGGGCATCTATGAATTGAAATACTTTTTCTCCAGCCATGTCAGCACCTCCGAAGGCGGCGAATGCTCGTCCACGGCCATCCGCGCAATCATCAAGAAACTGGTGGCTGCGGAAAATCAGAAAAAGCCGTTGAGTGACAGCAAGATCGCTGGTTTACTGGAGGCACAAGGCATTCAGGTGGCCCGCCGTACCGTCGCCAAGTACCGCGAATCCCTCGGGATAGCACCTTCGAGCGAACGCAAGCGGTTGATGTAA
- a CDS encoding ribosome hibernation promoting factor HPF (YhbH; resting ribosome-binding protein involved in ribosome stabilization and preservation in stationary phase; binds specifically 100S ribosomes (an inactive ribosome product of a 70S ribosome dimerization); seems to be involved in modulation of the sigma(54) (RpoN) activity for quorum sensing), with translation MQVNISGHQLEVTEPLRTYIGEKLDRLERHFDKITNVQVTMNVEKLLQKIEATLHIPGGEVVANAEHTDMYAAIDLLTDKLDRQLKKHKEKTQSLLQGATGR, from the coding sequence ATGCAAGTCAACATCAGTGGACACCAACTGGAAGTGACCGAACCCCTGCGCACCTATATCGGCGAAAAACTCGACCGATTGGAAAGGCATTTCGACAAGATCACCAATGTGCAAGTCACCATGAACGTCGAGAAGCTGCTGCAGAAAATCGAAGCCACGTTGCATATTCCCGGCGGAGAGGTGGTTGCCAATGCGGAGCACACAGACATGTATGCCGCGATTGACCTGCTGACCGACAAGCTGGATCGCCAACTCAAAAAGCATAAGGAAAAGACCCAGAGCCTCCTCCAGGGCGCTACCGGTCGTTAA
- a CDS encoding glmZ(sRNA)-inactivating NTPase, with the protein MRMIIVSGRSGSGKSTALNVLEDSGYYCIDNLPAGLLPELAERAMIHTELAQPLVAVSIDARNLPSHLSRFPALLEEVRSRHIQCDVLYLDADEETLLKRFSETRRRHPLSNANRSLAEAIEDESQLLGPIADLADLKVNTTNLNLYQLRDTIKLRLLNQPEPGTAFLVESFGFKRGMPVDADLVFDVRCLPNPYWKPELREQSGLDQPVIDYLAAQPDVEEMYQDISSYLLKWLPRFAASNRAYVTIAIGCTGGHHRSVYLTERLGQLLQQSLKNVQVRHRDLS; encoded by the coding sequence ATGCGCATGATCATCGTCAGTGGTCGCTCCGGCTCCGGTAAAAGCACGGCCCTCAATGTGCTTGAGGACAGCGGCTACTACTGCATAGACAACCTGCCCGCCGGCTTGCTGCCGGAGCTGGCCGAGCGCGCGATGATCCATACCGAGCTGGCGCAGCCTTTGGTGGCGGTGTCCATCGACGCGCGCAACCTGCCCAGCCATCTGTCGCGTTTCCCGGCCCTGCTCGAGGAAGTGCGCAGCCGGCACATCCAGTGCGATGTCTTGTACCTGGATGCCGATGAAGAAACACTGCTCAAGCGGTTTTCCGAAACCCGCCGGCGCCACCCGCTGAGCAACGCCAATCGCTCCCTGGCTGAAGCCATCGAGGATGAGAGCCAACTGCTGGGGCCGATTGCCGACCTGGCGGACCTGAAGGTCAATACCACGAACCTGAACCTGTATCAGCTGCGCGACACCATCAAGTTGCGCCTGCTGAACCAGCCGGAGCCAGGTACGGCGTTCCTGGTGGAGTCGTTCGGGTTCAAACGTGGCATGCCCGTGGACGCCGACCTGGTGTTCGACGTGCGCTGCCTGCCCAACCCTTATTGGAAACCGGAGTTGCGCGAGCAGTCCGGGCTCGACCAACCGGTAATCGACTACCTGGCCGCACAGCCGGATGTCGAAGAGATGTACCAGGATATTTCCAGCTACCTGCTCAAGTGGCTGCCCCGCTTTGCCGCCAGCAACCGTGCCTACGTCACGATTGCCATTGGCTGCACGGGCGGCCATCACCGCTCCGTCTACCTGACCGAACGCCTGGGTCAGCTCCTGCAACAATCCCTGAAGAATGTCCAGGTTCGCCACCGCGACCTCAGTTAA
- a CDS encoding PTS fructose transporter subunit IIA, which produces MIRLETILTPGRSLVNAPGGSKKKALEQIANLIHREVPDLEMQDVFEALVAREKLGSTGFGNGIAIPHCRLKGCTSPISALLHLEAAIDFDAIDGAPVDLLFVLLVPEAATDAHLELLRQIASMLDRKEVREKLRSAPTNQALYQVVLDEQNGH; this is translated from the coding sequence ATGATCCGACTAGAAACCATCCTGACCCCCGGCCGTTCCCTGGTGAACGCGCCGGGCGGCAGTAAAAAGAAAGCCCTCGAACAAATCGCCAACCTGATCCACCGCGAAGTGCCGGATCTGGAAATGCAGGACGTCTTCGAGGCCCTCGTTGCCCGTGAAAAACTCGGTTCCACCGGTTTTGGCAACGGCATCGCCATTCCTCACTGCCGCCTCAAGGGATGCACCTCGCCCATCAGCGCGTTGCTGCACCTTGAAGCCGCCATCGATTTCGACGCCATTGACGGCGCACCGGTCGACCTGCTGTTCGTACTGCTGGTCCCGGAAGCGGCGACCGATGCGCATCTTGAGCTGCTGCGCCAGATCGCCAGCATGCTGGACCGCAAGGAAGTGCGCGAAAAATTGCGCAGCGCACCGACTAACCAAGCCTTGTATCAGGTTGTCCTGGACGAGCAGAACGGTCATTAA